The following are encoded in a window of Carettochelys insculpta isolate YL-2023 chromosome 30, ASM3395843v1, whole genome shotgun sequence genomic DNA:
- the APOC2 gene encoding apolipoprotein C-II, whose product MRHLDLKVAVALVLVLILCTEASNYRLQKREAQDSLSWFQEAATDYWQKLTSVVQGWMDKVRSWDIYEKTSSAAGTYTGILQDQLYHLWHGEQ is encoded by the exons ATGAGGCACCTCGATCTGAAAGTTGCCGTGGCCTTGGTCCTGGTGCTGATTCTGTGCACTG AGGCTTCCAACTACCGGCTCCAGAAACGGGAGGCTCAGGACTCGTTGTCCTGGTTCCAGGAAGCTGCCACAGATTACTGGCAGAagctgacttcagtggtgcaggGCTGGATGGATAAGGTCCGATCCTG GGATATCTATGAGaaaaccagctcagctgcagggacCTACACAGGAATCCTGCAGGACCAGCTTTACCACTTGTGGCATGGGGAGCAGTAG
- the LOC142003510 gene encoding anionic trypsin-2-like isoform X2: MQVILGDHNLYIFEHTEHLMSIESIVWHPSYDYQTMDHDIMLIKLAHPVQFDANVQPVPLPTSCPAAGTSCVVSGWGNILSDGVFSPYNLQCVDIPILSQEQCEGSYPGMITGTMLCAGYLEGGKDSCQGDSGGPLVCNGELQGIVSWGIGCAQENQPGVYTKVCSLLPWIESTMATN, encoded by the exons ATGCAGGTGATCCTGGGAGACCACAACCTCTACATCTTCGAGCACACGGAGCACCTCATGAGCATTGAGAGCATCGTGTGGCACCCCAGCTACGACTACCAGACCATGGACCACGACATCATGCTCATCAAGCTGGCCCACCCTGTCCAGTTCGACGCCAACGTCCAGCCCGTTCCccttccaacctcctgccccgCTGCTGGCACCTCCTGCGTGGTGTCGGGATGGGGCAATATCCTCAGTGACGGGG TGTTCAGCCCCTACAACCTGCAGTGTGTGGACATCCCCATCCTCAGCCAGGAGCAGTGTGAGGGCTCCTACCCCGGGATGATCACCGGCACCATGCTGTGCGCCGGCTACCTGGAGGGGGGCAAGGACTCGTGCCAG GGAGACTCTGGGGGACCCCTGGTCTGCAACGGGGAGCTGCAGGGCATCGTGTCCTGGGGGATCGGCTGCGCCCAGGAGAATCAGCCTGGCGTCTACACCAAagtctgctccctgctgccctggatCGAGAGCACCATGGCCACCAACTAG
- the LOC142003541 gene encoding serine protease 1-like, with amino-acid sequence MNNDIMLVKLAQPARLNDYVQPIPISSICPMPGEECLVSGWGNLLTSGVQYPNALQCLKVPILSDSACRAAYPGRITANMFCAGYLEGGKDSCQGDSGGPVVCNGELVGVVSWGIGCAQKNYPGVYTAVCKYLSWIEEVIANN; translated from the exons ATGAATAATGACATCATGCTGGTGAAGCTGGCCCAGCCGGCCCGGCTGAATGACTACGTGCAGCCCATCCCCATCTCCAGCATCTGCCCCATGCCCGGGGAGGAGTGCCTGGTCTCCGGCTGGGGGAACCTCCTCACGTCTGGGG TTCAGTACCCCAACGCCTTACAGTGCCTCAAGGTGCCCATCCTCTCCGACTCCGCCTGCCGCGCCGCCTACCCAGGGCGCATCACTGCCAACATGTTCTGTGCTGGCTACCTGGAGGGGGGCAAAGACTCTTGCCAG GGAGATTCTGGTGGGCCGGTGGTCTGCAACGGGGAGCTCGTGGGGGTGGTATCCTGGGGCATAGGCTGTGCCCAGAAGAACTACCCTggcgtctacactgcagtgtgcAAGTATCTGTCCTGGATCGAGGAGGTCATTGCGAACAACTGA
- the LOC142003510 gene encoding serine protease 1-like isoform X1, translating into MWLALAFVAAAAAAPKGADRIVGGYECIPHSQPWQVSLNVGYHFCGGSLITDQWVVSAAHCWYYPNSMQVILGDHNLYIFEHTEHLMSIESIVWHPSYDYQTMDHDIMLIKLAHPVQFDANVQPVPLPTSCPAAGTSCVVSGWGNILSDGVFSPYNLQCVDIPILSQEQCEGSYPGMITGTMLCAGYLEGGKDSCQGDSGGPLVCNGELQGIVSWGIGCAQENQPGVYTKVCSLLPWIESTMATN; encoded by the exons CGGCTGCCCCCAAGGGAGCAGACAGGATCGTCGGGGGGTACGAGTGCatcccccactcacagccctggcAGGTCTCCCTGAACGTCGGCTATCACTTCTGCGGCGGATCGCTCATCACAGACCAGTGGGTGGTGTCGGCTGCCCACTGCTGGTACTA CCCCAACTCCATGCAGGTGATCCTGGGAGACCACAACCTCTACATCTTCGAGCACACGGAGCACCTCATGAGCATTGAGAGCATCGTGTGGCACCCCAGCTACGACTACCAGACCATGGACCACGACATCATGCTCATCAAGCTGGCCCACCCTGTCCAGTTCGACGCCAACGTCCAGCCCGTTCCccttccaacctcctgccccgCTGCTGGCACCTCCTGCGTGGTGTCGGGATGGGGCAATATCCTCAGTGACGGGG TGTTCAGCCCCTACAACCTGCAGTGTGTGGACATCCCCATCCTCAGCCAGGAGCAGTGTGAGGGCTCCTACCCCGGGATGATCACCGGCACCATGCTGTGCGCCGGCTACCTGGAGGGGGGCAAGGACTCGTGCCAG GGAGACTCTGGGGGACCCCTGGTCTGCAACGGGGAGCTGCAGGGCATCGTGTCCTGGGGGATCGGCTGCGCCCAGGAGAATCAGCCTGGCGTCTACACCAAagtctgctccctgctgccctggatCGAGAGCACCATGGCCACCAACTAG